A stretch of Lathyrus oleraceus cultivar Zhongwan6 chromosome 6, CAAS_Psat_ZW6_1.0, whole genome shotgun sequence DNA encodes these proteins:
- the LOC127094544 gene encoding uncharacterized protein LOC127094544 yields MDFRRRRRTQKYTFKSQKLEDVRELGSLVVNPEDLKGKYGRLIPLLKTNMVEGILATLVQFYDPLYRCLTFPDYQFVPTLEEFSHLIGLPIPDQAPFSILEEIPKHHDIPKATHLRMSEIKDNLTTKGGILGLLAKFLIDKAHYFVSMKSMDAFEDILAFLIYGLFLFPNVDDFVDLNSIEIFLVGNPVPTLLADVYHSVHLMSSHKGGMIICCITLLYKWFISHLPQSTAFWDLKDGWLWSQKIMYLTHYDIDWYDRAYEGVKIIDSCGEFTNVPLLSIKGGINYNPMLARR; encoded by the coding sequence ATGGATtttagaagaagaagaagaactcAGAAGTACACTTTTAAGAGTCAGAAATTGGAGGATGTAAGAGAGCTAGGATCTCTGGTGGTTAATCCTGAAGACTTAAAAGGAAAATATGGGAGACTTATACCTCTTTTGAAGACCAACATGGTGGAGGGTATTCTTGCTACATTGGTTCAATTCTATGATCCATTATACCGGTGCCTTACCTTTCCAGATTATCAGTTTGTACCTACCTTGGAGGAGTTTTCTCACCTGATTGGCCTACCCATTCCTGATCAAGCCCCCTTTTCCATTTTAGAAGAAATTCCAAAGCATCATGACATTCCAAAAGCTACTCATTTAAGGATGTCTGAGATCAAAGATAATCTGACTACAAAAGGAGGCATTCTTGGTTTGCTTGCTAAATTCTTGATAGATAAGGCCCATTATTTTGTTAGCATGAAGagtatggatgcttttgaggATATTCTTGCctttctcatctatggattatTCCTCTTCCCTAATGTTGACGACTTTGTTGACCTTAATTCTATCGAAATATTCCTAGTTGGAAATCCAGTTCCTACCTTGCTTGCAGATGTTTACCATTCAGTCCATCTCATGAGTTCTCATAAGGGAGGAATGATCATATGTTGTATAACTCTGCtctacaagtggtttatttcacacttgcctcagtCTACTGCCTTTTGGGATCTCAAGGATGGTTGGTTATGGTCACAAAAGATTATGTATCTGACTCATTATGACATTGATTGGTATGATCGTGCTTATGAGGGGGTGAaaattattgatagttgtggtgagtttACTAATGTACCTCTTCTTAGTATAAAGGGAGGCATTAACTATAACCCAATGTTGGCTCGTCGTTAA